Proteins co-encoded in one Candidatus Dadabacteria bacterium genomic window:
- a CDS encoding amino acid ABC transporter substrate-binding protein gives MRVIKFLAIIAVLFSFTAMADAGTLEDVKKRGKLNCIVSSGLAGFASPDGKGNWQGFDVDFCRAVAAAVLGSGDKVNFVPSTNRTRFAQLNAGEGDILFRNTTETLSRDADLKLTFLPINYYDGQGFLTRKSLGVTSATQLAGASVCIQTGTTTELNLADYFRANKMRYEPVNTETNEESIVAYESKRCDVYTTDASALASTRAALKKPSDHIILPEIISKEPLGGAVRHGDDRWADIGKWVVNALIIAEEMGITQKNVKGLAKKPGNNPSMNRFLGTEGNMGEMLGLDKNWAVNAVLAVGNYGEIFERHLGPNTPLALQRGLNASWKSGGILYAAPIR, from the coding sequence ATGAGAGTAATTAAATTTCTGGCAATTATTGCCGTATTGTTTTCATTCACAGCCATGGCTGATGCTGGCACCCTTGAGGATGTGAAAAAGCGGGGCAAGCTCAACTGTATTGTTTCATCAGGCTTGGCCGGATTCGCATCTCCAGACGGAAAAGGCAACTGGCAGGGCTTTGATGTCGATTTCTGCCGCGCCGTAGCCGCCGCAGTGCTGGGAAGCGGGGACAAGGTAAATTTCGTACCGTCTACGAATAGAACGCGTTTTGCCCAGCTAAATGCCGGCGAAGGCGACATACTGTTCCGCAACACCACTGAAACGCTGAGTCGTGACGCTGACCTGAAACTGACCTTCCTGCCCATTAACTACTATGATGGTCAGGGCTTTTTAACTCGCAAAAGTCTTGGGGTAACGTCAGCAACACAGTTGGCCGGGGCTTCGGTGTGCATCCAGACCGGCACCACCACGGAACTTAACTTGGCGGACTACTTCAGAGCCAATAAAATGAGGTACGAGCCTGTCAATACCGAAACCAATGAAGAGAGCATCGTCGCATATGAAAGCAAAAGATGCGACGTGTACACCACCGACGCGTCGGCTTTAGCCTCTACGCGAGCGGCGCTGAAAAAGCCTTCAGATCACATAATTCTTCCCGAAATCATTTCAAAAGAGCCGCTGGGCGGCGCGGTGCGCCATGGCGATGACCGTTGGGCTGATATCGGAAAGTGGGTGGTTAACGCGCTGATTATCGCAGAAGAGATGGGCATCACTCAGAAAAACGTCAAGGGTCTCGCTAAAAAGCCTGGAAATAATCCGAGCATGAACCGTTTTCTAGGCACCGAAGGCAACATGGGCGAGATGCTCGGTCTTGACAAGAATTGGGCCGTTAACGCAGTTTTAGCAGTAGGCAACTACGGGGAGATATTCGAAAGGCATCTGGGCCCCAATACTCCTCTAGCGCTTCAAAGAGGACTTAACGCTTCCTGGAAATCAGGGGGGATTTTGTACGCAGCGCCCATTCGCTGA
- a CDS encoding ABC transporter permease subunit (The N-terminal region of this protein, as described by TIGR01726, is a three transmembrane segment that identifies a subfamily of ABC transporter permease subunits, which specificities that include histidine, arginine, glutamine, glutamate, L-cystine (sic), the opines (in Agrobacterium) octopine and nopaline, etc.), with the protein MDPKAFLSRLWRDEHSRSVIIQVVAVVLLFGLFAYIVRNAIVNLEAIGKGFSFGYLWEPASYDINQHLIEYTSRSTHFRAMLVGILNTLLVAISGIILATILGFTLGVLRLSKNLLASKLAHIYIDYVRNVPVLLHILLVYGIIVNTLPVPRDAQSLGDIAFLTNRGFFLPRPIFEPLFLVILGLFAAGIIFTIWFRRYAADTQRKTGEHYPVFWISLGAILGIPFISYFLIGGPITFELPALTGFNFSGGIVVRPEFTALWIALSLYTAAFIAEIVRAGIISVNYGQTEASLALGINHGRTLNLVVIPQALRVIVPPLTSQYLNLAKNSSLAIAIGYMDIVATIGGITLNQTGREMECMIIVLVLYLSLSLLISFAMNIYNKRTRLVER; encoded by the coding sequence ATGGATCCAAAAGCTTTTCTGTCTCGATTGTGGAGGGATGAGCATTCCCGATCCGTTATTATCCAGGTCGTCGCAGTCGTGCTGCTTTTCGGCTTGTTCGCCTACATCGTAAGAAATGCCATTGTCAACCTTGAGGCAATAGGCAAAGGTTTCAGTTTCGGCTATCTGTGGGAACCCGCAAGCTATGATATAAATCAGCATCTAATAGAATACACGTCCCGTTCCACTCACTTCCGCGCAATGCTGGTGGGAATTCTAAATACCCTCCTGGTAGCGATAAGCGGCATCATTCTGGCAACGATTCTTGGATTCACGCTGGGCGTTCTGCGACTGTCGAAAAATCTGCTGGCAAGCAAGCTTGCCCACATCTATATTGATTACGTAAGGAATGTACCCGTACTGCTCCACATACTCCTTGTATACGGGATCATAGTTAATACGCTTCCCGTGCCCAGAGACGCGCAAAGTCTCGGCGATATCGCGTTTCTGACTAATCGCGGTTTCTTTCTTCCCAGACCGATTTTTGAACCTCTGTTTCTGGTGATTCTGGGGCTGTTCGCCGCGGGAATTATTTTCACAATATGGTTCCGCAGATATGCAGCGGATACACAAAGAAAAACAGGAGAGCACTACCCGGTGTTCTGGATATCGCTGGGGGCCATCCTAGGAATTCCGTTTATCTCCTATTTTCTGATAGGTGGTCCGATCACGTTTGAGCTGCCCGCGCTGACGGGGTTTAACTTTAGTGGAGGTATTGTGGTCAGGCCTGAATTCACCGCACTCTGGATTGCGCTTTCCCTGTATACAGCCGCGTTTATCGCCGAAATAGTAAGGGCCGGCATCATCTCCGTCAATTACGGGCAGACCGAAGCATCCCTGGCCCTCGGGATAAATCACGGCAGAACACTTAACCTAGTCGTGATTCCCCAGGCACTGAGGGTGATAGTACCGCCGCTTACCTCGCAGTATCTTAATCTTGCCAAGAATTCATCTCTGGCCATCGCGATCGGTTACATGGACATAGTCGCCACCATCGGCGGCATTACGCTTAACCAGACGGGCAGAGAAATGGAATGCATGATCATCGTGCTGGTGCTGTATCTCTCGCTATCCCTGCTGATATCCTTTGCGATGAACATCTACAACAAACGGACTAGGCTGGTTGAACGTTAG
- a CDS encoding amino acid ABC transporter permease has product MNKETYRVGEHPDLPPPRNVIGIYAWTRKHFFSSATNIVLTLLSLWFLIETVPALADWLFLDAAFTGGSRDECSAKAGGACWAVIGERLNLFTYGFYPAAERWRVNLSLVLLIFTLFPILFEKAPYRKYALHIAVAFPFVTAWLLVGGLGLTPVETDQFGGFMLTLVIGITGIGFSLPIGILLALGRQSRLRAIQIFSIGFIEFIRGVPLITLLFVASTMLNYFLPPGVTFDLLLRVLIMVTLFASAYMAEVIRGGLQAIPKGQFEAADSMGLRYWSAMRLIVLPQAMKISIPGIVNTFIGLYKDTTLVIIIGLLDPLGIGRASLADTRWTGLSTEVYLFVAIFFFISCFGMARYSQHLESKLETDHKR; this is encoded by the coding sequence ATAAACAAGGAAACCTATAGAGTTGGAGAACACCCCGATCTTCCGCCGCCTCGTAACGTAATAGGAATCTACGCCTGGACTAGAAAACATTTTTTCTCAAGTGCCACAAACATAGTCTTAACGCTTCTGTCGCTCTGGTTTCTGATTGAAACCGTTCCCGCACTTGCGGACTGGCTGTTTCTTGACGCGGCATTTACCGGGGGAAGCAGAGATGAATGCAGTGCCAAGGCTGGCGGTGCGTGCTGGGCAGTTATCGGCGAACGTCTTAACCTGTTCACCTATGGTTTTTACCCAGCCGCTGAACGCTGGCGGGTGAATCTTTCGCTTGTTCTACTGATTTTCACTCTCTTTCCGATACTCTTCGAAAAAGCGCCTTATCGCAAGTACGCTCTTCATATTGCGGTCGCCTTCCCGTTCGTCACCGCATGGCTTCTGGTCGGAGGACTAGGTCTTACGCCTGTCGAAACCGACCAGTTCGGCGGTTTCATGCTTACCTTGGTCATCGGGATAACTGGCATCGGGTTTTCACTGCCGATCGGGATTCTGCTGGCTCTGGGTCGTCAGTCGAGGCTCCGCGCCATCCAGATATTTTCGATAGGCTTCATCGAGTTTATCCGCGGAGTGCCGTTGATTACTCTTCTGTTCGTAGCTTCAACGATGCTTAACTATTTCCTCCCTCCGGGAGTGACTTTCGATCTTCTGCTACGCGTGCTGATCATGGTTACCCTTTTCGCGTCGGCATACATGGCGGAAGTTATCCGCGGAGGTCTGCAGGCAATACCGAAAGGACAGTTCGAGGCCGCGGATTCAATGGGGCTTCGCTACTGGTCCGCTATGCGGCTGATCGTATTGCCCCAGGCGATGAAGATTTCCATACCCGGCATAGTGAATACTTTTATCGGATTATACAAGGATACAACACTGGTAATTATTATCGGACTTCTGGATCCTCTTGGGATAGGCAGGGCATCTCTCGCAGATACAAGGTGGACGGGACTCTCCACCGAAGTTTACCTGTTCGTGGCAATATTCTTTTTTATTTCCTGTTTTGGGATGGCAAGATATTCACAGCACCTTGAAAGTAAACTGGAAACCGATCATAAAAGATAA